In Fusobacterium periodonticum ATCC 33693, the sequence CTTTAAAAAGAAATTGGGCTAGAGAAAATTTTGATGTTATAGGCGTATATGGTGTAGATTCTTCTAAAAAATACTCACTTTGTGGAGAGTTTGGCTCTAAATTTTGGATAGAAGAATGGAAATATCCTAATATAGGAATTGCTATTTGTGGAACTTCAAGTGGAGGACATGATATGATTTTTCTTGATTACTCAGATTGTGGACCAGAAGGAGAACCTTGTGTAGTTCATATAGATCAAGAAGGTGGTTATGAGATAACATATTTAGCAGATAATTTTAAAGATTTTGTAGAGGGACTTTTCCCCAGCTTTGATGATGAGGATGATGATTAAAAGTGACAATTAGTAATAAAACTAAGGGTGTATTTTGGATGCTGGTATCTGTATTAGGTTTTACTTTTATGGGTATAGCAGTAAAATATTTACCAAGAATTCCTACTTATGAGAAAGTGTTTTTTAGAAATTCAGTAAGTCTTATGCTTTCTGCCTTTATTTTATTTAGACAAAAAGAATCTATAAAAGTAGAAAAAGAAAATATTCCCTTTGTTTTTGGAAGATCATTCTTTGGCTTTATTGGTATGGTAGCGAATTTCTATGCACTAGAGAATTTAACTATGGCAGAAGCCAATATGTTAAATAAACTTTCACCTGTATTTGTAACAATTTGTGCTTGTATATTTTTAAAAGAAAGAGTAGATAAAAAGCAAGTTATTGGAATAATTTTAATGCTTTTAGCAGTTGTGTTTGTAATAAAACCAAGTTTTTCACCAGAGGTTATTCCAAGTTTAGCAGGACTTTTTTCAGCTGTACTTGCTGGATTTTCATATACGATAATTAGATATTTGAATGGAAAAGTAAAGTCAGAAATTAATGTATTCTACTTTTCACTTTTATCAGTTATCTGCACTTTCCCACTTATGATGATGAATTTTATAAAGCCAACTTTAAATGAATTTTTAATTCTTTTAGGAGGAATAGGAATTTCTGCTGCAATGGGACAATTTGGACTAACTTATGCCTATACTTTTGCACCAGCATCAGAAGTTTCAATTTATAATTATGTTATCATAATAACAAGTATGCTTATGGACTATATCTTATTTAGTACAATCCCAGATTTATTTAGCTTTATAGGTGGATTTATGATTATGAGTACAGCAATTTATTTATACTTACATAATAAGAAAAAAGATAATTAAAAAAAGAGGCTGTTGTAAAATTGAAATTTTAATTTTGCAACAACCTCTTTTGATTTACTCTATATTAGAAGTTTCATCTACTATAAATGATAAAGCTATTATTGTAAAAATAAGTTGATATATTTTTTCAAAGTAAAATATTGGTTCAAATAAACCATATAGTATTGAAAAAATAAATACTGCTAAAGCATATAATTTTATATACCTTTTCAATCTATCATCTTCTTTAAAATAATTCTTCAACATTCTAATAAATAAAGTTATTAAAAAAGTAATATAAACTATTAATGTAGAAACTCCTTGAGTAACTGCTGTTTCTATAAAAATATTATGATAATGTTCAACCATTTCGACACGAGTACTCAATATTCCACCTTTATATTTAAAAAAACCTACTCCCAAAAAAGGATGATTCTTAGCTCTTTCTATTCCATCTACAAAAATTATATATCTTGCATCTGTTTTAACTTTTTCTACTGTACTAATTGTGCTTTTTATTCTATTAATATTAGCAATATTATAATTAGATTTAAATAATATTCCTAAACCTCCTAACAGAATAAGTAATATTATAATACCTTTTTTCCAATCCACTACTGTGTAAAGAAAAATAATAGTTAAGGGTATTGCTATAAAAGTATTTCTAGATTGAGTAAAAAGTATGAGAACTAAATTTATAAAAATATAGGGGAATAATAATAACTTTATATAGATTTTTTTATAATAAAGAAAGGAGAATATCCCTAATAATAAATATATACCTAATTCAGCTGCATATCTTGTTGTAAATGAGGTTCCCTCTATTCTATACCAACCAATTTGATCATAATTTTTATAAAAATCAAATGCCCCCTTATATATTGCAGGGAAAGAAATTATAATTAAAAGAGGAATTATATATTTCACATATTTATTATTTAATTTATAATTTAGTAAAACTATCATAAAACCAATGCTAAAAATACTTGCATGTGTAAATGTATAAAATCTATCATTTCCTTTGTCATCAAGGACAATATAAGATATTCCTAACAATATAAGATATAAAATACCAATTATAATTTCTTTTTTATAATTTAAGTATTTTTTTATTCCTTCTCTATAGGAATAAATTAAAGTAAGTAGCATAATTATTGTAGAAACTGTATCCTTTGAACTTCCACCTCTACGAGATAAAAAAAATAAATAAACTAGCATTAAAAAAGCAATTAGCTCTCCTAAAAAATTCTTTTTTTCTTTTAACATTCTATTACCTTCCTAAAATTATTTATGAAATTCCTTTTTGTATATCTAGTTAGTACTTCTTCTATTTTTTCTTTTTTATATTTTTTGTCAATAATGACTTTTAACTTATCTAATAATTCTTTAACATTAGAGACTTCAAATAACTCTCCAATTTCTCCGTTTAATAAAATTTGACTTGGTCCTGTTGGACAATTAGATGAAATAACTTTTGTTCCAGAGTATAAAGCTTCAACTAAAACTAAACCAAAGCCTTCTACCTTTGATGACAAAATAAAAGCTTGTGCATTTTTCATAAAAGGAAATGGATTATTTAACATTCCTAAAAAAATAATTTTATCTTTTAAATTTTTTGCCATACATAAATCTTCTAAAAGTTTTCTATCTGGACCATCCCCAACTATTATAAGTTTTTCCTCGCCAGTATATAATGAAAAGGCTTCTATTAAAGTTTTTACATCCTTTTGTTCTTCATTTAATCTACAAACTGTTAAAAAATATTTTTGATTAAAATCAAAATTCATTTTTAAATCTTCATTTAATTTTTTATCTATTTCTTGATAATCTACAAAATTATCAATTTTGTAGATATTTTTTAAGTCTTTTCTCATTTCTAGCAATTCTTTCTCCATATCATCAGAAATTACTAGAATTTTTTGATAATATTTTAGTTTTTCATCTATATGTTTTTTTCTCATTAGTAAGTTTTTATAACTTGAATGAAGCCAGACTATTTTTTCTTTGTCTTTCACTCTTTTTATATATGAAAAAAAATCTCCATCTAAAAAATCTATAATTATATCTATTTTATCAGAAAACTTTTTAAAATTCATTTTTTTTAAAATAGAATCTCTTATTTTAGAAAAAAAGCCCTTAGCTTTTTTTTCTAATAAAAAATGATATTTTATTTTATCTTTAATCAAATTAAAAAAATATGAATTACTTTTTAATTTTGTTAGAATATGAATTTCATAGTCCTTAGTTTCATAGAGTGCATTAACCATATCAACAAGTAATTTTTCTGCTCCTCCTATCTCTAAAGAATCAATACAAAAGCCTATTTTTTTCATACTATTTTATCCTTTCACCTAATTTTTCTATTAGATATGAATATTTAAAATTAGAAACATAATTTAAAGTTTTTTCATATTTTTCTTTTAAATTTATTTCCCTAGATATTACTTTTCTTATTTCTTCTTCTAGCTCTTTTTTGGAATCAATTTCAACAATTTTCCCTATTTCATTGTCATTTGTAATATCTTTAGCAGCACAAGTATTAGATGTAATTATATAATTTCCAAAAGCCATTGCTTCAACCATTACAATTCCAAAACTTTCCCATTTTGAAGGTAATACAAATACTTTAGCTCTATTATAGTATTTATATAATTCTTCTCTATCTTTAATCTCACCAACAAATATTATTTTATCTACTAGATTAGGGTTTTCTTTAAAAAAGTTCTCTTTATAATTTATAAATTTCTTATCAATAGAGCCTATAAGATATACTTTCCAATCTTTTAAATCAATCTCTTTTAAAGTTTCTAATAATAATTCTGTATTTTTAGCCTCTGTTCCTAATCTACCAACTGTTAATATAATATTTTCTTTTTCTTCAGAAGTTTTTACTTTTATTTTATCAATAATCTCATTGTCATAACCATTAGGTAAATAAAGAGTCTTTCCTTTTGTATTTATTCCTGCATAACTATCTTTCATAAACTCATAGGCTTCAAGACTTTCATAACTGATTAAGTCAGTCATGGGAACTAATTTTTTTCTTTTATTATATTCAGCACTTTCTCTTCTTTTTCTGAAAAACTCTCTAAGAGACTTAGGCTTAGAATTAACTATATTCCATTCTTTTTGATAAACTGCTAAATTAAAATCTGCTTTAACATATATAAAGCCATTAGGATTTAATTTTTTATAGATGTATGCATACCAATAACTACATCTTGATATATGGAATAACATTAGAACATCTATATTTTTAGCATTTTTAATAAGATATTTAAAAATATTGTATCTTTTTGCTAACTTTGTCCAATATGCAAAATTTGAAAGAAAAGGAAATTTTCTTTTTACTTTTACAAACTCAACTCCTCTTTCACTATCAGGCAAATCATTTTTTAGGTTAACAGTTAGAATTTTACTGTCATATCCTAATTTTTCAGACATATAGATAGGAATCATTCCATTGTCTTTCCCAAGCCATGTATACTCAAATTCTTCTGATATATGTAAAAATGTTTTTTTCATTTTTTAACCTCTATTTGAAATTTATTATAGATCTCTTGACCAATTTTTGTTTTCCTTCACTTGCCTTGCTGGATTTCCAGATACAATTGTATTTGCTTTTACATCTTTTGTAACTATACTCCCAGCAGCAACAATGGAGTTATCTCCTATAGTTACACCCTTTAAGATAATAGCTCTCATTCCTAACCACACATGATTTCCAATATTAATACTTTTACCTTCATTTGTTTTAAGTTTTGTATCTATATCATAAATTCTGTGTACATCCGTATTCATTATTACAATATCAGCAGAAAACATGCAATCTTTACCTATTTCTATTTTATATGGCTCAAAAGAAGTGATTCTAGCTTCTTCTATTGAAGTTTTATCTCCTATTTTAATTAATGAATTTTC encodes:
- a CDS encoding O-antigen ligase family protein, whose protein sequence is MLKEKKNFLGELIAFLMLVYLFFLSRRGGSSKDTVSTIIMLLTLIYSYREGIKKYLNYKKEIIIGILYLILLGISYIVLDDKGNDRFYTFTHASIFSIGFMIVLLNYKLNNKYVKYIIPLLIIISFPAIYKGAFDFYKNYDQIGWYRIEGTSFTTRYAAELGIYLLLGIFSFLYYKKIYIKLLLFPYIFINLVLILFTQSRNTFIAIPLTIIFLYTVVDWKKGIIILLILLGGLGILFKSNYNIANINRIKSTISTVEKVKTDARYIIFVDGIERAKNHPFLGVGFFKYKGGILSTRVEMVEHYHNIFIETAVTQGVSTLIVYITFLITLFIRMLKNYFKEDDRLKRYIKLYALAVFIFSILYGLFEPIFYFEKIYQLIFTIIALSFIVDETSNIE
- a CDS encoding glycosyltransferase family 4 protein, which encodes MKKTFLHISEEFEYTWLGKDNGMIPIYMSEKLGYDSKILTVNLKNDLPDSERGVEFVKVKRKFPFLSNFAYWTKLAKRYNIFKYLIKNAKNIDVLMLFHISRCSYWYAYIYKKLNPNGFIYVKADFNLAVYQKEWNIVNSKPKSLREFFRKRRESAEYNKRKKLVPMTDLISYESLEAYEFMKDSYAGINTKGKTLYLPNGYDNEIIDKIKVKTSEEKENIILTVGRLGTEAKNTELLLETLKEIDLKDWKVYLIGSIDKKFINYKENFFKENPNLVDKIIFVGEIKDREELYKYYNRAKVFVLPSKWESFGIVMVEAMAFGNYIITSNTCAAKDITNDNEIGKIVEIDSKKELEEEIRKVISREINLKEKYEKTLNYVSNFKYSYLIEKLGERIK
- a CDS encoding DMT family transporter produces the protein MTISNKTKGVFWMLVSVLGFTFMGIAVKYLPRIPTYEKVFFRNSVSLMLSAFILFRQKESIKVEKENIPFVFGRSFFGFIGMVANFYALENLTMAEANMLNKLSPVFVTICACIFLKERVDKKQVIGIILMLLAVVFVIKPSFSPEVIPSLAGLFSAVLAGFSYTIIRYLNGKVKSEINVFYFSLLSVICTFPLMMMNFIKPTLNEFLILLGGIGISAAMGQFGLTYAYTFAPASEVSIYNYVIIITSMLMDYILFSTIPDLFSFIGGFMIMSTAIYLYLHNKKKDN
- a CDS encoding glycosyltransferase, whose amino-acid sequence is MKKIGFCIDSLEIGGAEKLLVDMVNALYETKDYEIHILTKLKSNSYFFNLIKDKIKYHFLLEKKAKGFFSKIRDSILKKMNFKKFSDKIDIIIDFLDGDFFSYIKRVKDKEKIVWLHSSYKNLLMRKKHIDEKLKYYQKILVISDDMEKELLEMRKDLKNIYKIDNFVDYQEIDKKLNEDLKMNFDFNQKYFLTVCRLNEEQKDVKTLIEAFSLYTGEEKLIIVGDGPDRKLLEDLCMAKNLKDKIIFLGMLNNPFPFMKNAQAFILSSKVEGFGLVLVEALYSGTKVISSNCPTGPSQILLNGEIGELFEVSNVKELLDKLKVIIDKKYKKEKIEEVLTRYTKRNFINNFRKVIEC